The Dioscorea cayenensis subsp. rotundata cultivar TDr96_F1 unplaced genomic scaffold, TDr96_F1_v2_PseudoChromosome.rev07_lg8_w22 25.fasta BLBR01000293.1, whole genome shotgun sequence DNA window CAGTTCATTGTTTAATGTGTAGTAATCAACAATACTGCGTAATAATTACTACTATTATTTTAAACCCTATTTTCCCATGTAGTTTATATAGGTCATGTGAACAAATATGGGTTCCTATGTAAAATATTAGTTAACTACATATAAATTCTAATACATGTGTAGTATTCCATGTTACTGTGTAATATTTTGCATTATTGGTTAAAATCGTGAGTTGCTATATGCGCTTACGATCTCATGtgtattaaattatgtttatgtTCATTAGTAATTCTTACCCAACTTCGCGCATGTTAATACCCAGGTTTAAACTGATGAACATGCTTACTGAGCGGCGCGAAGTGTCTGCCATGTGGGACACATACCTTTGCCTTTAGATACTCAAGAAGGTTAAACAAATGGTCGAAATCAGTCAGTTTTCGAGGGTGGGTCGATCAAGCGATGACAATTATGAAGTGGTTGATGAGCACAATAATGCCGTCAACCTACGCTTACGTAAATGTTCTTGTAGGAGATGGGACATACATGGACTGCCATGCAAGCATGCAACTGCTATGATAATGCAAACAGACACAAATGTGCACTACTATGTCGACCAATATTTTACAGCAGAATCGTATCATCGTGCATATGCCGAACCAATATACCCAATCCCTGACAGTGAAAAGCCATCGGATGATGCTTGTCAACTGAGAATGCGACCACCGATAGCAAAGAAATGACTCAGCCATTCGCGACGGAAACGGATCGAATCACAAGCCTTTGATGTGCACGATTTACATTGTGGAAGGTGTCACCAAAGTGGACATAATCGACGATCTTGTAATGCAGTTATTGAGGACTAGCTATAAAAAACTTCTTAATGCAGTCATTTTACCTTTTGTTAGACATTTATAGTGTGCTGGTGTAGTTAATCACTTGAATTGTGTAGTTAATCAGTTTTACTGTGTATTACAAGTTTTTTGTGTGTAATATTTAATGTTACTATTTAGAAAACTACTCTATTGTGCAAAATGATAAGTTTTCGTGTTCTTAATGATGTTATTGTGTATACAATTGATACTACTGTGTAAAATACAACTAAGTTGGATATATTTGAGAGACAGTTAAAATTCTAGTAAACTGGATTCATAAAAGATTTAAGTACAAACATTTGCAGTTTCAATTCAccatattataaaaatgttCTCAACAGTTGCCATCTTTGATATTCTCGACGGGAGGTTCTTCATCGGCTACAGGATCCGCGGTAAGTTCTACATTATGGGCAATACCAGCGTCGTCAGTAGTCTCAACGGCAGGTTCTTCGTCCACTGTAGACTCTGTGGTAGGTTCAACAGCCTGGCCAGTCTCAATGGCAGTTTTAGTTTTCTCTTTAGCCTCCTGGGCAGTCTCCGCGACTGTGTCAGAAATAATTTTTTGCCTTATTCCATCAATTAATATCCGTTACACGTAGCGCAGTCTCAAATATGGGATGTCCCCCATGGTATGTCCAGTCGTTCCCTATTCAAAATTTGATCCATGTAGCTTACGCAAAATGTTGGGTAGTCGTTGCTTCCTAGGGGTTGTTGGGGGAGTCACGCATATGCTCTAGAGGTAGATCTCTGAATTTGTTGTGGCCAAAGTTAACCTCCATTACGAGTTCAAAAAGATCCCGCTGaagcatcatattttatcatCAGTGAGGAGTATATTATAAGAGGAATAGCAAACGATTGCTTAGGACTTACCATGTTAACGACATCTGAGTCGTATATAGATGACTGAAGTGATGAGTAGTGCATGTATTTTGAATTCTCCAAGTCAAGCGTTAGCAAATGATAATGACCGTTGAAGAAGATTGGCATCAGGATAATGTCAGCATTTTTGTAGCCAAACATTATATCCTCCATCATGTACGTAGCCAGGTCTGCCGTGGTTTCTGACTTCTGCATGGTGAGCGCCTGAGGACGAGTGACGATGGCTCTTTTTTGGAATGCTAGTGGA harbors:
- the LOC120254012 gene encoding uncharacterized protein LOC120254012 is translated as MYKSKEFDDAVSKLVAISTDAHDWLLHKSDIDHWCNYLFKGMRWCEMYSNVVESFNAWIKEARHLLILKKVKQMVEISQFSRVGRSSDDNYEVVDEHNNAVNLRLRKCSCRRWDIHGLPCKHATAMIMQTDTNVHYYVDQYFTAESYHRAYAEPIYPIPDSEKPSDDACQLRMRPPIAKK